The following nucleotide sequence is from Xiphophorus maculatus strain JP 163 A chromosome 22, X_maculatus-5.0-male, whole genome shotgun sequence.
ccctcatcaccaacagaaatgttatttaaaatgactaaaaacagctgaagttCCAGCATGAATATAAAACCTTTATGAGTTTGTTGGGAGCAGTGTTGGTTATAAAGTTTGGTTAGTCTATAACAAATAATAGACTAATAATAATAGACTTTGTTTCCTGGAGCATAAACTGATGTGACACATAAGGCCATTTGTTTTAGCCGGTGGCCAAGAAGCTGGACGGAGACCAAGTTTATGTTGCCACGGCGATGAACGATGAGAACAAGAGTAGCactatttcaacatattttactcaagaaaTTTCTCAAGTAAGAAAAAATTCTTGGACAAATTTGTcaaaagtactgagtaactgttCAAAAcctcaatcatttaatatttaatgtaaagttgtgtagaatttttggtattttaaagatcaaaatgaaaagaatttacattaaaagtactattttccccaaattattatttttttcaatataaaatttataaaacttttacaaaaactgcaggtgtgtgtctgtgtctagttaatttttggttaaaacatgtttgtttttcatccagtgaCGTTATTCACTTTCAATGCATTTCTGCTCCAACGCAGAAAAATCAAATGTACTTTGATTCTTTAGACACCTGGTAATAAGATGTTCATTTGATTCAGCAAATATGCATTGACAAGTTGGGTCAAAGTAGTTCTCCATGACTGGAGTTGGAAACCCCTGGTCTGTACAGATTGTGCAATAATAAATGGTCAGACATCCCTCTCTCTGTGTGCTGTTTTACTGGCAAAATGAGGATGGCAGTAATTACATCACCTgatattctgtaaaaaaaaaacccaacaacaacataaaactcCCCCCACCTATCCcttaatgtttgatttttgtttcctctactgactaaaggttggattttcctccatttttagAGTGATATTAAGCCACTGCtataaaaatttaatcaatttaattttgtttttgcacatttaaggGGTGGAGGAACcattaatgtaatttatcatttaaagttAGAACAGAAGGAGTCCTGAGGAAATTAATTCAACAAATTGAAGTACAGACATATTACTTTCAGTCTAACATGATGCACATTCATAATctcaaacaaaagaagaagaactgcaTTATTTAGAGCAAGGCATTCATTTTACAGTAAGCAATTTAATagttcaattaattaatttgggAAAGGTACTGGAGTGACAAAACAATCCCCATGAACTATAGTAAGCATTTACAgacctgaaatatttattaccaTATGATATATTATGTACTAAAAGCACATCTGCAGGAACAGCATCATTTCTTCTGActcattttctctctgctgaTGTTACGTTGCATGTTTACGGCCTCAGCGCCCCTCCCCCTCCTGTTGCTCGCCCTGTCAGGTCTCTGATTTGAATGGACTACATTTCCATCCTCTGGCTCAGTGGTGCAACACACACAACATTAGGCTGCGTAATTTAATCGCTCAGCCATTAATCTCTAACGATATGATCGGATAATGTGCACTATTAGCCTCTGTTTTGTTTGCCAGGGATGTGTAGTTTGTTTGCTGGTTTATTAGGCTCGCAGCAGCTGCTTGGACCATTATTTATTAATCAAAGATGTATTCAGAAACAACATTGGATAACAGCTTGGTGCGGCTGCAGCACAGCGGTCAGGGGACAAACATTAATGCATGTAAGGACAATAAAACAATTCTTAGTGCCATATTTAAATTAGATAAACACCACAACACGTTTCTGTTGCTGCTTTGATGGGAGTCCAAAATGTTCTGCTAGACGGCTGTGTTTACTTTGGACTTCAGAAAACCCagcggaccagaaccagcagatgacatggcaaccaaaccatcactgactgtTTCCTGTGGAAACAGACTCCACTCTTCCACCAGACCGActtccaaatgaaatgcaaactttaCTGTAATCCAAAGGGAGAAACTTGGaccattgtttgttttttgaccCATGTTAGAAACTGGTAACTTGATGTATATATCATAGATGTATACATCATGGATGTATACATCATCATACCTCTATGATGATGTGGTAcagccattgtagatagaaaaaaagagtaaatttcctAATTTCAGGAGTTTTCAACAAAATCTCGGAAATATTTGTTTGGCAATTTGAAAGTCTATTAGAAAACACTTggacattttgagatttatctcagaagttttctaaaaatttttttaaaagttctgagtttgaaaagtcaaaaccaAGTCTACTGGaatatcaggtgtgaaaacaccttaGACGTCCCTGGACTcctccttccactaaactttccttGTATATTAGAGACTCTTTGTGTCTTTCCCTGCAGGTGGATGGTGTCAAGTACTTTCTGCTGGTCATCTGTCCTGCAGGTCATAACAGAACATTTCAActataaaaatcagaaataagcCATAATCATCCAAATTAACTGGAATAAACAGTTTAGATATATTACTCTATTTAGTGAACTTATgcaattgaattactgaaataaactttttgattATATTCAATTTTTGAGATAGATATGTACAAGAATCAACTGATGATTTATTCATGTGCAGGTAATTAATTCTTCTTATGCtaatttgaaatatgttttagcctCATATTCTAGTTATTTGGAAGAGTAGAGTTTGTGCAAACAGCCACAGCACATGTCCGCTTTGCTCTGCGTGGTTGAAAAGGTGTTTGATGCTAATTTTCTAAGTGTTTGTTTCCCAGAGATCATTATTTCGAGTTGAAGTGTTAATAGAAGAGTTGTTTTCCTGCTCATAGctcaggtttatttatttttttaatctatgaaGTGGGTGTTTAAACGTGTCAGCAGTGTGAATGAACTTGACGATGTCGGCTTATGTAAACTCTGTGTGCTAACAGAGCGAAGGTTTGTACTCCACAGCGGCTAGCGCCTCGTATTGGGAACATGACTCCTCAGAAACAACTTTGTCTTTGTAACAGTTTGGAAATTCATCCACAGCATTCTTCAGACTCCACTGTGTCTCtaagtcacatttttttctgtttgtttcctctCTTTCAGTGTCTCCTTGCAAGCACTGAATTTAGAGCAgcgaagcaaaaaaaaaaaagtatttgcagaACTGTAGGCCAGAGATAAATCTCTGACCTTTTATCAGATGGCTTATATAcaggaatataaataaaagagtGTTTGAACATGAAGAATGGGTGAAAAGGATAATCTTCAACCTCATCTTAATAAGATTTCACTGCACAACGGTACAGTAAGAAGGAAAATACCTGCgtttacatttaaatctgttttcatgACACCAGCTGGATATTATTCTGAGAAGTGGAAATTAGTTAAACATTTAGTGGAGATAAGGTTTGTGTCAAAGCGGGGAGATGTCATATGGATGGAATGACggttgtggaaaaaaagaaaagtaatttgcAAAGGTGGTAAAGCATATTGCTCTGcatttatgcaaatatttgttgtgcttcattttcttttcctcactgCCAACAAACGACACTTGGAGACTGGAGCCACTGGTCTGTGCAGGAAGTGTGAATTGGTTGCAGTTCAAAGTGAAATTGCCTGATTTAAAGGCTGTCTGCTTCAGCTGTCAGCTCTCAAAGAGCAAACGCAAACAAGtaaacaggagagaaaaaatcTGCATAATTAATAACCGTATTAGTCACATTTCTGTCACCTCCCCAAACTGCATAAACAACCAATGGGTGTAATTTCTCACAGTctcaaataaatgaaagaaagggCCAATCAtctgtttatttataatttttttctctgtttgataCTTATATGcttaataaaaaatgcatatctGCCTGTATTTTGAGCTAAATAGTTTTCATCTCCATCTGCTGAGAAAAATGTGAAGACTGGTGaagtatggagaaaaaaatgtgtcggTTAGGACACCCACACTTGACCTATTTTTTCCATAATTACTTCAGtttagaataataattaaatgtccTTGCTTTGCAGAAATATTCTAAGGTTCAAGGTAAATAATTTCTCTCAGGCTCAGGGCTGTTTGGATTGGAAAAGTACTAAAAGATGAATGTAGATGAATGAAGCTGCTACACAAACAATGTTTAGGAGTCCTCCAACCTTATCGGTACCcggaaaaatgtgaaaaaataatctttagttgaacataatttgtaaatgttttgatttattttgtgggGGAGTCCAGTTCACAGAAACAATTATTTACCAAATCTGTGTGGCCACATTATCAGCTCCCATGAAAATTCTTGTAAAGTAAATAGAACTGAagcatatttttgttcatttatgcCTCACTTTAATTAATCAGATTGTATAGAAATTATTAATCAGTAATCTGCTATTCCTTGTGTTTTGCCATCTATAGGTAACTCTTaagaaatttgaatattttcataaagttaATTTGGATTCAATAagtcaaacacatttaaacactCATGCTGATATTTTACAGTACATgacaaaacattatattttgacTAATACCGTCATCAAAATTATCAAGTAAATATTCATCAGATATGTTGATCAATGCTCTACAAACAAAAGGCAGCTCTAACCAGGTGGTTtctagccttgatttaaaggaactcagggtttcagcagttttgcagttttctggaagtttgttccagtaGTAGTATTAGTATCAGATCAGTacatatttacagtttctttctctaatcaaaaacatacctggagtgttgtttcgattttttcatgcatgtttgataaattaattaatctccatggtaaccattcagctgttcaaaatGCGTGGGCGGACTGAGCTCCTCCCACTCATTTtcttcaaactagccagcagcaattagcaaacacctgttaGAGCTaagcatcagctgagctcattttaGGAGCTACTTTTCAgggaaatgctggtaaaaaacTTCCTGTGAagtaatgacttcctgaaggtttcagaaagagcaggaatttcttaaagagacagaggttcAATTTCAAGTCCAGGCGTTTAAttacaatgtcaaatttcttttaaagcatTCTTATAACAGCTGATGATAACATGGTTACTTTATTGTGGTATAAATTGGCACTCTGTGCCTGGAAAGTAcataatacttcccctttaGAAAGTAAGAGTTTTGAACTCTGTGGAACAGGCATGGCAGCAGAAATGGATGCACAGAATTAGCCTCCAGAGAAAAATATTCTGGATCTGAAATCTCTTCCTTGTATCCAGCACACATTTCGGATCAACAAGTCATTTCTATCGAGTGCTCAGCTTATTTGCCAAGTGTGctctttcatattttatgtccaatttggatttttaaagcGCATTATCCCGACTCGTTACTCAGCCAGCCATGACACTAACATTCACTCGGGGGACATTTTGACATGAATCTGTGACACAACAAGCTGCTGTAAACAGTCTGCTTCATCATTAGACACAGGCAGTGAGGAAACCAGTTATCTATAAGCAGCATCGTGTTGCCCAGGCCAGTTTGCTTCATGTTGCCAAACACCCCGAGGGCCACACAGAGCGCGGCGGCGGCCATGGCGGCGGCATTAGAGTGACAGCTCATAACAGCTGTTAGGGTGGAGAGGTGAGGCCGAGAAAAGACAAATGAGGTCCTTTTACTAATGAGGCCGGGGCTCATCGCTCCCCGTCtctgtcagctgcagcagcgtTATCGGTATGCACCTCGCTCTGCTTCCTCCTCGTTTGTCGCCGCCGCCTGCAAGGATTCCGCCTCAAACGCGGCAATTCAGAGGCAGAAACGCTCCTCAAACACCGCCGGTGTGATAGCGGTGCCATCGTTTGTCCCGCAGAATGAAGCTGAATTCATGAATATCAAAAGGCGTCACCTAAAACATGCGGAGGGAATCTGGTTTGCTTTCACTCAAACTGAATCCGTGGTCCATCTGGTTTGCTTGGTTTCTTTCCACATAGCTAAACCTGCCTTGAAAGGTATTCACACCTCTaggaaaatcacattttatgttgcaaagataaaacttaaacatattttataggATTTCCTGTGTTGAGCACTAAGAGGCGTGTAATGATGAGCTGGAGGGAAAGTGATTCCTGATTTTGAACAAATAGAAATCTTTTGAGTAATTACTTTGCAGAAGCATCTTTCTCTGAAACTACAGCTGAGTCTTTGGGGATTTCTCCAGCAGTTTTCACATGCAGATTGAAATTCCTGCCCATTCTTCTTGTTCAGACAGATTAAATAGAGAGCATCTGCAAGCTGGGATTTCAGATCATATATTCTAAATTAGATTTAGGTTTTTGACTGGGCCACTTTTAAcgcatgaatatgctttgatataAACCAGCCCATTGTCATTCTGGTGGGATATTTTGGGTCATTGTTCTGGTGGAAGGTGAATATTCTCCCAGGTCTCAATTATTAGGTTTTCTTACAGCCTTTTTTTTGCTAAACTGCCATGTTGCACCACAGGATAGGTAGGCCACAAAAATTCAGCTTGGGATTTATTTGACCAGATAATCTCCTTCCAGATGTTTGTAGCTTAAAGCAAACTTCAATCCTGACTTATTTCTTTCACTTAACttttgctttcttcttgccGCTCTTCCACAAAGGTCAAATTTGTGAAGTTAATCCCTAATAGATTCTTCTACCGAGGTGTtggtctctgcagctcctccagagttaccatgggtACCATTGCTGAGTTTGTTAGCAAATTACCTCTATTTTCTGATAAGACATTTCATAGATGATAGATCGAGCATACCAGTATCCAATATTGATATCGGAAATTGCTCTGATACTAGCCAAAAAGCAAGTATCGAATTTTATCAGCCTGCATCTAAAATCTCTGATAAAAGCGATTGAAGTTTTTCTCATCGCAGTTCTTCTCTCTTTGAGTAAAATTACTTGATCAAGTCTTTTCACATTtgacacaacaaaataaataattaatgtttataTGATTCATGGTAATACTGTGAAAAACTTTATCCTTTACTTCTGAAAGTAGTGTGTTACACTTTATTTATAGGTATTGCAATAGAAAATTTCGTTTTCAgccttatttcatttttgataaataatacTGTGATAGTATAAGAGACCTGAAGACATCTTGGGTAAAATGCTTAACCTGGCAATTGTCTGAAATGACTGTCATGTGTGGAAAGTAGTTTGTACCCTTGTTTGACCCTGAACCCATAAGTAACTGACAAAGAAGAATTAGAAGTTTCTCCTGCTCTCTTTCCTTCCATAAAATCATCCCCTCCCAGAGGTGAGGGATAGTTCATGAGGTGGGGGTCAGGGTTGTCTTGTGTCCATCTGGCACTAGAGATAAGATCAGACTTTGGGTCTTTTCCTTGCTGTGACTGTGTTACGGTGTGATGTGACTGCGTTCAGTGAGACGGGTCTTCGAACGCTTTTGCCTTCCAATAAAGAAACTTAAAGACAAAGATTAACCTTTCTCTTATTATTGAAACAGATTCTCATTCTTTGATTAATGAAATTTCCATAACAGTATCAGAGTACAGGGGGCTGATTATCAGTATAATCTTCTTTTCACTTCTTTCACTTTTCACTTTGTTATTTCgcaatgaaaaatgttgaagtttgttgttATAATTAAAAGCTGGAATTAAAGCGgttatgaacatttttgcaaggATCCTTATGCACCAATTTATGAGCAGCTGTCCTCTTTTAATAACTTGCCATAAATACGCTTTGACACAACTTTCCAGTTAATACTTGGGTCTGTCAGTGCTCagtaatcaaatgtttttctgcaaaataagtTGTGTGTCAAACTGACTGCAGCCCATTAAAAGGAGCTCAGCGATCACGCCAAACATTGGGTGTGaaggaaatgaatgaaagtaGGCCACCAGACACAGCGACGCGTCATAGGAGGCATTTGAATTTCAAGACGATGCAGTAAATCAAGTTaagcaggagacaaaaacagaaacatcggccttgctgctttttaaaaatgtgcagccTCTGCAGCTGATCCGAGGGCTTTTAGCCGGCGTACGTCAACTCCTGAGTGCTGACAGGGTCTCGGAAAGTgacattttgttggttttcttgcaaaaaaaaataaaaaagagatgGAGCAgattggcttttattttgaaactgacACTGCTGCTCTCATATCTCAGAAATCTGTTGTAAAGTTATCTTGCCAAGATAGCATTATGTTCCATTTTCAAATCAATCTCTCTTTGTGTACCGTTGGCTGCGATTCATTGAAAAGAAACAGACATTGATCCCGGCTCGCTGCTCCATAGCAGGGTGACATTCAGTTCCCTCATTGGCCATTTTCCCCTAACTCTAACACCGCAGAGACTGATTGATGCTGCCAAGTGTTACAGTACCAAGCATTATCGATTTCCTAATGTGTCTTTGTGTCTACTTCTTTTCCTGATGATCCAATTCACTGATGCTACATGCTTGCCTCACACTCAGTGGTTGCTTGCTTGTGGGAACGAGACTCAGACGAAAATCAGAGCCGAGATGATAAAAAGTGACAAAGTGCCGAACACGTAACCCcagtttaattttctctttcCAGATGGACTGGCTCGCACCTGAGATGTGAACTGTGTTATGTGAGCCAAGGTGTTTTCCCACCTTGCCGGTGGGGAAGAGATGCTGCACTCCGTTACCATGGCAGCGGAAGTTCTCCTTCTTCTGGGGTTCCTGATGAGCGGTGCCCTGTGCAATCCCATAGCGACGCTGCCGGTGAGCCGGGATCGTCTGGAGAAGGTGCTGACCCAATCCCGGCATGAGGAACAGCAGGACAAGCAGAGTCCAGAGGAGCCGCTGGAGTACGCCGCTCAGGAAACCAAAGCCTTTGGCCCCAACAGGACTGCCCCAGACCTCACTGGGCCTAGCTTTAGCTCCCCGTCACGCGGACTGAAAGGTGGCGAATCCGAGCAGCAGTGGAGTGAACAGGACAGCCTAAACCAAATAGACGAGGGCCCCACCAGAGACGTGGCCCTCTCCCTGGATGCCATCGACGAGTACGCCTACCCAGACTACAGAGGGAAAGGCTGCATGGACGAGAGCGGCTTTGTGTTTGCCATCGGCGACCAGTTCACCCCAGGCCCCTCGACGTGTCCTTGCCTCTGCACGGACGAGGGCCCTCTGTGCACCAAGCCCGAATGTCCCAAGGTCCACCCTCGCTGCATCAAAGTGGACACCAGCCAGTGCTGCCCTCTGtgcaaggagaaaaaaaactactgcgAGTTTCGGGGCAAGGTCTACGCCTCACTAGAAGAGTTTAAGGTGAGCCCGCTTTACCACTTTCCGTCCTCGTTGACATGCTCCGACCTGAAAGAATTGCTGACCGAACACTCTACGCCATCAATGGAGTTTATTACCGCCGCTACACAGAAACAAGTAACCTTGCCTTGCAGCATACAAGCGAGCACACAGGCACATTTATAATGGCAAAGGTCAGCACTTGTGTAGCAGAATGTTACCGGAGGCTGAGTTTTAGCCATGCAGCTTCAGCAGAGTGCCTCCATATTCAGTCGATACAAAGAGCTACAGCTCCAGTAATGCTCCAACTCTGCAGGGCATGCTCATACATGTGGGCGTTTGGGAAAGACACATCACTGAGATCTTTACTCTTTTATCTGCTGTCACGTCTTCATAAAGAGGCTTGACTCAGGATTGCACCACCATCTGAGTGTTATGTCTCTTATGAGGCAATAAATTGAACCCTAATGCCTCTTTTTATGTATGTAGTGTCTCCACAGATGGTTGAGCCTAATGTGGAGTATCTTCTTCTAAGTCTTCCCCGCTGATATGCGTCGAGCTTTGGGCCTTTTGTAGGGCAGAGGCTTTGAACCGGAGCAACAGGCTGGTTTTTTATGCTTGATTGCTACATTCTGGGGCATCGTGCTAAGTGCTACCTCGCTCCATTTTTCACAGTGGAGTGCCATGCAGAGGCACAAGCTTCAGCAATCTGCAGAACGCGCCTCAGCTCTCTTGTTAGGACTGGAGGTGTATGACTTCATATAAGCAGCTGCAAAATGAAACCTGTGCTTCCACGCTCTGAATGTAAATCAAACTCTACGCGCCCCAGCCTTTGTTCCACCTTTTCCTCCTCTATCTCCAGACACACAAAACACTTGGATAGCCGACCCAGACTCACACGCTGAGGAAATTGGAAGCATCTTTCTATTGTTTCCCAGTTCCTATTGATTTCTCCTTATCTTCTGATTGAATAGGGTAGTTCAATTCTCGGCTCTGCCCTCTCGAAAATGAGGCGCTCATTGGCAATAAAATTGAGAGAACTGAGACTTCCCCATAGATGTCGCTTTCTGACACTGAATACATACTCCCCTAAACAATCAAGGCAGTCTTATTGAgctt
It contains:
- the vwc2 gene encoding brorin; this translates as MLHSVTMAAEVLLLLGFLMSGALCNPIATLPVSRDRLEKVLTQSRHEEQQDKQSPEEPLEYAAQETKAFGPNRTAPDLTGPSFSSPSRGLKGGESEQQWSEQDSLNQIDEGPTRDVALSLDAIDEYAYPDYRGKGCMDESGFVFAIGDQFTPGPSTCPCLCTDEGPLCTKPECPKVHPRCIKVDTSQCCPLCKEKKNYCEFRGKVYASLEEFKVSPCEKCRCEPSGEVLCSVSACPQTECVDPEYEPDQCCPICKSGPNCYADTEVIPAGREVKIDDCTICYCTYEEGTWQIERQATCSKNEC